From the genome of Prevotella herbatica, one region includes:
- the rny gene encoding ribonuclease Y produces MIESIIIALVALFIGGAVGYAFFRYVIKGKYKEMVDAAAKEAEVLKEKKLLEVKEKFLNKKSELEKEVQQRNMKIQQSENRLKQREISLNQRQEEIGRRKSEVELGQQRIDNEKKLLSVKQQELEKMQKQEQAKLEELSGLSADEAKSRLVESLKDQAKLDAASYINEIIDDAKLNANQQAKKVVIQTIQRVATEAAIENSVSVFHIENDEVKGRIIGREGRNIRALEAATGVEIVVDDTPEAIVISAFDPIRREICRLALHQLVADGRIHPARIEEVVTKVKKQLENEVIETGKRTAIDLGIHGLHPELIRIIGKMKYRSSYGQNLLQHARETANLCAVMASELGLNPKKAKRAGLLHDIGKVPDEESELPHALYGAKIAEKYKEKPDICNAIGAHHDEEEMTTLLAPIVQVCDAISGARPGARREIVEAYIKRLNDLEAIAMSYPGVTKTYAIQAGRELRVIVGADKMNDDESLKLSDEIATKIQNEMTYPGQVKITVIRETRSVAYAK; encoded by the coding sequence ATGATAGAATCAATAATAATTGCATTAGTCGCACTCTTTATAGGAGGTGCAGTTGGCTATGCTTTTTTCCGTTATGTTATAAAGGGAAAATATAAAGAAATGGTTGATGCTGCCGCTAAGGAAGCTGAAGTTCTAAAAGAAAAGAAGCTCTTGGAAGTTAAGGAGAAATTTCTTAATAAGAAGAGTGAACTAGAGAAAGAAGTTCAGCAGCGCAATATGAAGATCCAACAGAGTGAAAATCGCTTGAAGCAGCGTGAGATTTCACTAAATCAGCGTCAGGAAGAAATTGGAAGAAGAAAGTCAGAAGTAGAACTTGGACAGCAGAGAATTGACAATGAAAAGAAATTGTTGTCAGTTAAGCAGCAAGAGCTTGAGAAAATGCAGAAGCAGGAACAGGCTAAGTTAGAAGAACTTTCTGGACTTAGTGCTGATGAGGCTAAGAGTAGACTTGTTGAGAGTCTTAAAGACCAAGCAAAACTTGATGCTGCAAGTTATATTAATGAGATAATTGACGATGCCAAGCTAAATGCTAACCAACAAGCTAAGAAAGTCGTAATTCAGACAATACAGAGAGTTGCTACTGAAGCAGCTATAGAAAACTCTGTAAGTGTCTTCCATATAGAAAATGATGAGGTTAAGGGTCGTATTATTGGCCGTGAAGGTAGAAATATTCGTGCTCTTGAAGCAGCAACAGGTGTAGAAATCGTTGTAGATGATACTCCTGAGGCAATTGTAATAAGTGCATTTGATCCTATTCGTCGTGAGATATGTCGTCTTGCTCTTCATCAACTTGTTGCTGATGGTCGTATTCATCCTGCACGTATTGAAGAGGTTGTCACTAAAGTTAAGAAGCAACTTGAAAATGAAGTTATCGAAACTGGTAAGCGTACTGCTATAGACCTTGGTATTCATGGTTTGCATCCAGAACTTATCCGTATTATCGGTAAGATGAAATATCGTTCAAGTTATGGACAGAACTTGTTGCAACATGCTCGTGAGACTGCCAATCTTTGTGCAGTAATGGCAAGTGAGCTAGGACTTAATCCAAAGAAAGCAAAACGTGCTGGATTACTTCATGATATTGGTAAGGTGCCAGATGAGGAGAGTGAATTGCCACACGCATTGTATGGTGCTAAGATAGCTGAGAAATATAAGGAGAAACCAGATATTTGTAATGCTATTGGAGCTCACCATGATGAAGAGGAAATGACAACATTGCTTGCTCCTATAGTTCAGGTTTGTGATGCTATTTCTGGTGCTCGTCCTGGTGCTCGTCGTGAAATTGTAGAGGCTTATATCAAGCGTCTTAACGATTTGGAGGCTATTGCAATGAGTTATCCTGGAGTTACTAAGACTTATGCTATACAGGCTGGTCGTGAACTTCGTGTCATTGTTGGCGCAGATAAGATGAATGATGACGAAAGTCTTAAGTTGAGTGATGAAATCGCAACTAAGATCCAGAATGAAATGACTTATCCTGGACAGGTTAAGATTACAGTTATTCGTGAAACTCGTTCTGTAGCATACGCGAAATAA
- a CDS encoding Rid family hydrolase: MLQEKSVKDTIKLKDAYAEVFCFANNTEAREYHVVVHVTNTELNFKQQFETLINAYNEVRINISGNAVAVFKRYFLSDSANQENEVYNMETSDCAISVIQQPPIDGSKVALWTYMITGVKTRVLRNGLYRVEHNTYTHLWLGNYNKLEFNSEYQTRIILQNYVMKLIETGCTLADNCVRTWFYINDIDNNYKGVVKARNDIFMTQGLTPKTHYISSTGIGGRQSNHKILVQMDAYSINGLKQDQMKYVYAPDCMNRTSEYGVSFERGTYIDYGDRRHIYISGTASIDNNGNILHLGDIKGQARCMLENVEALLKEANMDFTDIGVMIVYLRDIADFMTVKNMFNHKYKNVPCIIVNASVCRPGWLIEMECIGVKDFVNKQFRTF; the protein is encoded by the coding sequence ATGCTACAAGAAAAATCAGTCAAAGATACAATAAAACTAAAAGATGCGTATGCAGAAGTATTCTGCTTTGCAAACAACACGGAAGCTAGAGAATATCATGTTGTGGTTCATGTAACAAATACAGAACTAAATTTCAAACAACAATTTGAAACATTGATTAACGCATACAATGAAGTTAGAATTAATATTTCAGGCAATGCTGTTGCCGTTTTTAAGAGATACTTCCTTAGTGATTCCGCAAATCAAGAAAATGAAGTTTATAATATGGAGACTAGTGACTGTGCTATTTCTGTGATTCAGCAACCACCTATTGACGGGAGCAAAGTAGCACTATGGACTTATATGATAACAGGGGTTAAGACGCGTGTTTTACGAAATGGATTATATAGAGTAGAGCATAATACGTATACACATCTCTGGTTAGGGAATTACAACAAACTAGAATTTAATTCGGAATATCAAACACGTATTATACTTCAAAACTACGTAATGAAACTTATTGAAACAGGATGCACTCTTGCTGATAATTGCGTAAGGACTTGGTTCTATATAAATGATATTGATAATAATTATAAAGGAGTCGTAAAAGCTCGTAATGACATTTTCATGACTCAAGGTTTAACACCTAAGACACATTACATATCAAGTACAGGGATTGGTGGACGGCAATCAAATCATAAAATATTAGTCCAAATGGACGCATATTCTATAAATGGACTAAAGCAAGATCAAATGAAATACGTTTATGCACCAGATTGTATGAACCGCACAAGCGAATATGGTGTAAGCTTTGAACGAGGTACATATATTGACTATGGAGACAGACGACATATTTATATCTCTGGAACAGCAAGCATTGATAACAATGGTAATATTCTACATCTAGGAGACATAAAGGGGCAAGCTCGGTGTATGCTTGAAAATGTAGAAGCTCTATTAAAAGAAGCTAATATGGACTTTACAGATATAGGTGTAATGATTGTATATCTACGTGATATTGCTGATTTTATGACTGTTAAAAACATGTTTAACCATAAATATAAAAACGTTCCATGCATAATTGTCAATGCATCTGTTTGCAGACCTGGTTGGTTAATCGAAATGGAATGTATTGGCGTTAAAGACTTTGTAAACAAACAATTCAGGACGTTTTAA
- the ccsA gene encoding cytochrome c biogenesis protein CcsA: MRQKIKRSITTLYVTIIIVMAAATFIEYSKGTQFVSTHIYGSWWFCMLWGALAIGTITYIIKMRMHSATLLLLHTSFIVILTGALITHLFAIKGLVHIRKGITTNQYIVNNGKEIKTLPFNIRLNNFNIIYNNGTSAPKDYISYITITDDKQSKDGYISINNIFTYNFVRLYQTSYDDDGNGTYLTINSDPYGIAISYTGYALLFFSLIWLLIDPNGSYRKLLKSPLLKKGMLCIMFLCGFSSVTQAASTLPDISANKFGKLDIMYNNRICPIQTFAIDFTEKLYGSSSYNDYSAEQVLTGFIFWNDEWKNEPIIKIKDNTLRKYFGLPKYISINQLFDKNLGGYILGPAVQEYYQGNHDKLHKAIIEIDDKVQLIMSLRHGEPFKIFPYGKGDNIIWYSPKAQVPKSMDTDKAMFVKNIFTLLNQSAHSGNYNQFNSLIAKIRIYQEQNGGNTLPSVTQVIAELTYNRIPFANILFMINITMGFITLLYSIYRLTSIKNNRHITKIISYTSIIIMLLSFIALTYCEILRWIISKNIPMANGYETMLLLAWFVMLFSLIFYHRFKILITFGFLMSGFFLLVSHIGQMDPQITPIMPVLSSPLLSIHVSIIMMSFALLSLTFICGLTALILYVTHRIKHDEKTIIDNQLSSLYLLSKILLYPAMSALGIGIFVGAIWANISWGQYWSWDPKEVWALITFMFYAIVLHKKSLPVFNSPLYYHIYTTVAFAMILMTYFGVNYFLGGMHSYA; this comes from the coding sequence ATGAGGCAAAAAATAAAAAGATCTATCACTACATTATATGTTACTATCATCATAGTAATGGCTGCAGCTACATTCATAGAATATTCAAAAGGTACACAATTTGTCTCAACGCATATTTATGGTTCGTGGTGGTTTTGTATGCTTTGGGGTGCATTAGCTATAGGGACAATAACATATATAATAAAGATGCGCATGCATTCTGCAACCCTATTGCTACTACATACTTCATTTATCGTGATATTGACAGGTGCACTCATCACACATTTGTTTGCGATTAAAGGACTTGTCCATATAAGAAAGGGTATAACGACAAATCAATATATAGTGAACAATGGCAAAGAAATAAAAACTCTGCCATTCAACATACGGCTCAACAATTTTAATATAATATATAATAATGGCACATCGGCGCCCAAAGATTATATTTCGTATATCACTATTACAGATGACAAACAAAGTAAAGATGGATACATTTCTATTAACAACATTTTTACATATAATTTCGTAAGGTTATATCAAACTTCATACGACGATGATGGAAACGGAACGTATCTCACGATAAACTCTGATCCGTACGGTATAGCCATTTCATATACAGGCTATGCATTACTTTTCTTTTCGTTAATATGGCTACTAATAGATCCTAATGGCTCGTATCGGAAACTGCTTAAATCTCCTTTGCTTAAAAAAGGAATGTTGTGCATCATGTTTCTATGCGGATTTTCTTCGGTAACACAAGCCGCATCGACGCTACCTGATATCTCTGCTAATAAATTTGGCAAACTAGACATTATGTACAACAATAGAATATGTCCGATTCAAACATTTGCAATAGATTTTACGGAAAAGCTTTACGGAAGCTCATCGTATAATGACTATTCAGCAGAGCAAGTCTTGACAGGATTTATATTTTGGAATGATGAATGGAAGAATGAACCTATTATCAAAATAAAAGACAATACGCTTAGAAAGTATTTTGGATTACCTAAATACATTTCTATCAATCAACTTTTCGATAAGAATCTAGGTGGGTACATACTCGGACCTGCTGTTCAGGAATACTATCAAGGTAATCATGACAAACTACATAAAGCCATCATTGAAATTGATGATAAAGTGCAACTGATAATGTCGCTTCGACATGGAGAACCATTTAAGATATTTCCTTACGGTAAAGGGGATAATATTATATGGTATAGTCCTAAAGCACAAGTTCCGAAGAGTATGGACACAGACAAGGCTATGTTTGTCAAAAATATATTCACTTTGTTAAATCAGTCAGCACATTCAGGAAACTATAATCAATTCAACTCGTTGATTGCTAAAATAAGAATATATCAAGAACAAAACGGAGGAAATACATTACCCTCAGTAACACAGGTTATTGCAGAACTTACTTATAATAGAATTCCATTTGCCAATATTCTATTTATGATTAATATTACAATGGGATTTATAACTCTATTATATAGTATTTACAGATTAACTAGTATAAAAAACAACAGACATATTACTAAAATAATATCATATACATCTATTATAATAATGCTTTTATCGTTTATAGCATTAACATATTGTGAAATATTGAGATGGATAATTAGTAAGAATATACCTATGGCAAATGGATACGAAACGATGCTGTTATTGGCTTGGTTTGTTATGCTGTTCTCACTAATTTTTTATCATCGGTTTAAAATTCTTATAACTTTCGGATTCCTTATGTCTGGCTTCTTTCTTCTTGTATCACATATAGGGCAAATGGATCCTCAAATTACCCCTATCATGCCAGTATTGTCATCACCATTATTGAGCATCCACGTATCAATAATTATGATGTCATTCGCTCTTCTGTCACTTACATTTATATGCGGGTTGACAGCGTTGATATTATATGTTACACATAGAATAAAGCATGATGAAAAGACTATAATTGATAATCAACTATCATCATTATACTTACTGTCAAAAATATTATTATATCCTGCCATGTCTGCATTGGGAATAGGAATCTTCGTGGGGGCAATTTGGGCTAATATTTCGTGGGGACAATACTGGAGTTGGGATCCAAAAGAAGTATGGGCTTTGATTACATTTATGTTTTATGCAATTGTATTACACAAGAAATCATTACCTGTATTCAATAGTCCATTATATTATCATATATACACTACGGTTGCATTTGCAATGATACTCATGACGTATTTCGGAGTAAACTACTTTTTAGGAGGTATGCACTCTTATGCCTAA
- a CDS encoding di-heme oxidoredictase family protein → MKLSKISKTLFIGLSTITIFSCTDNDTADIVNPNAGIDSANNVFTAAEWNPGGELGTTSNEEGCYSNPSPYVENNGMYQTFKKGETFFENDFTLNTQPRRGLGPALVRSSCMYCHPSYGHGKRMERYQANDMGNGYLLVVYHPTAGTDINGNAYAANSYISEVTGMPQTKAMDPFLAPIDESQISIKWKKATDEHNNKFADGESYDLIYPDVTIPQSAFNTDPKPDNYEVRLESTIGIYGTALLDAIPDDSLQMQYAHESPYVTLNPAMWDAASKTWASSAWYTLADGDKRIKKFTYALTRGSLQDGPGANAMWNITNVTRSDRHYLYTTKAWAKAMSENPDVIKYIQDNGATKTSLLHPYYADGSKDSVSYLVNLLLGLNSRTDSQTYEKYFVNNDSKGEEMSDQDYYDFMVWHRGLAVPKARGLNTDKVKRGKTLFYSMGCTACHRPSWTTGNDEYWKDYIVRNQGPLPRYAHQKIWPYTDMVQHRLHMENDIRSGWCRTTPLWGRGLSYQETGAHDRLHDCRARNVVEAIMWHGYSKNSDAYRASQKFYNLPKDDRDAVVSFINAI, encoded by the coding sequence ATGAAATTATCAAAAATCAGCAAAACTTTATTCATAGGACTGTCAACAATAACTATATTCTCATGTACTGACAATGACACTGCTGATATTGTCAATCCAAACGCAGGTATAGATTCAGCAAACAATGTGTTTACGGCTGCAGAATGGAATCCAGGCGGAGAACTTGGAACAACATCAAATGAAGAGGGATGTTATTCCAATCCGTCTCCGTATGTAGAAAACAACGGAATGTATCAAACGTTTAAAAAGGGAGAAACATTTTTTGAGAACGACTTTACACTGAACACGCAGCCACGTCGTGGTTTAGGACCGGCATTGGTAAGATCCAGCTGCATGTATTGTCATCCATCATACGGTCATGGCAAACGCATGGAACGTTATCAAGCCAATGATATGGGAAATGGATACCTACTTGTTGTGTATCATCCTACAGCAGGAACAGACATTAACGGCAATGCGTATGCTGCAAACAGTTATATTTCGGAGGTTACAGGTATGCCTCAAACAAAAGCGATGGATCCATTCCTCGCTCCTATCGACGAAAGCCAGATTAGTATAAAATGGAAGAAAGCTACCGACGAACACAATAATAAATTTGCTGATGGTGAAAGTTATGATCTCATATATCCAGATGTGACTATTCCTCAATCAGCATTTAACACAGATCCTAAGCCAGACAACTATGAAGTTCGTCTTGAATCAACTATTGGTATTTATGGAACAGCACTTCTAGATGCAATTCCTGATGATTCGCTGCAAATGCAGTATGCTCACGAATCACCTTACGTTACATTAAATCCAGCAATGTGGGATGCAGCATCAAAGACGTGGGCTTCTAGTGCATGGTATACGCTTGCTGATGGAGACAAACGCATTAAAAAGTTCACTTATGCTTTGACTCGTGGATCATTACAAGATGGACCTGGAGCTAATGCTATGTGGAATATAACAAACGTGACACGCAGTGACAGACATTATCTATACACAACAAAAGCATGGGCAAAAGCAATGTCTGAAAATCCAGATGTCATAAAGTATATTCAAGATAATGGTGCTACAAAAACATCTCTTCTACATCCGTATTATGCAGACGGAAGCAAGGATAGCGTGAGTTATCTAGTAAACCTATTACTAGGACTAAACTCAAGAACAGACTCACAGACATACGAAAAATACTTTGTAAACAACGATAGTAAAGGCGAGGAAATGAGTGACCAAGACTATTATGACTTTATGGTATGGCACAGAGGATTAGCTGTACCAAAAGCACGTGGTCTAAATACAGATAAAGTAAAAAGAGGCAAAACTCTATTTTATTCTATGGGATGCACAGCTTGCCATCGTCCATCATGGACTACTGGTAATGACGAATATTGGAAAGACTATATTGTTAGAAATCAAGGACCGTTACCAAGATACGCCCATCAGAAGATATGGCCATATACAGACATGGTTCAACACAGATTACACATGGAAAATGACATACGCTCAGGCTGGTGTCGCACAACTCCTTTATGGGGAAGAGGACTTAGCTATCAGGAAACTGGCGCTCATGACAGGCTGCACGACTGTAGAGCCAGAAACGTAGTTGAAGCAATCATGTGGCATGGATACAGTAAGAACAGTGATGCATACAGAGCTTCACAAAAATTCTATAATCTACCTAAAGATGATAGAGATGCCGTTGTGAGTTTCATAAATGCAATATAA
- a CDS encoding imelysin family protein, producing the protein MKKLAHYSMALLLCTVFTYGMSSCSDDDNKTSSTTLSEGDQLLQQAIAADVNNTINPTYKALADSCSQLYEALAAMKTGNITQTQVDAACKIFLNARSNYERSEAFLLGAASHFSIDPHIDSWPLDLASLQKLLTSNNSIATASNYDQSLIGFHGIEFILFRDGKSRNAQELNSKDTYNQDGMDFTTVSGSREIEFAAAVSEDLRNSVYQLECAWNENAPKSHFDILENLGKAYTTDLEKAYGYDLQNAGNSGSTYTSVKATVSAILSGDHGSAGIADEVGNTKINNPYSGADVSYIESPYSQHSLIDFQNNIHSIENIWYGGTANNRSNGKSFHDYFAKYEAETGKRVETAITNALAQIKAIPAPFVNNYKNAQCAKAISACQELSDALSAADQFVQKTNK; encoded by the coding sequence ATGAAAAAATTAGCACACTATTCAATGGCATTACTGCTATGTACCGTATTCACATACGGAATGTCATCTTGTTCTGATGATGACAACAAAACATCATCTACAACCTTAAGCGAGGGAGACCAATTGCTACAACAAGCTATTGCAGCAGACGTGAACAACACAATAAACCCGACCTATAAAGCTCTTGCTGACAGTTGTTCACAATTGTACGAGGCACTGGCTGCAATGAAAACAGGCAACATTACTCAGACACAAGTAGATGCCGCATGCAAGATATTTCTAAATGCACGAAGCAATTATGAACGCAGCGAGGCTTTTCTGCTTGGTGCAGCTTCACACTTCAGCATTGATCCACATATAGACTCATGGCCGCTGGACCTTGCTTCTTTACAGAAGTTGCTGACAAGTAATAACAGCATTGCAACTGCAAGCAATTATGATCAAAGTCTTATCGGCTTTCATGGAATTGAGTTTATATTATTCCGTGACGGAAAAAGCAGAAATGCACAAGAGCTTAACAGTAAAGATACATACAATCAAGACGGAATGGATTTCACAACTGTAAGTGGTAGCCGTGAAATAGAATTTGCTGCTGCCGTATCAGAAGACTTGCGCAACAGCGTGTATCAACTGGAATGTGCATGGAATGAGAACGCGCCAAAAAGTCATTTCGACATACTTGAAAATCTTGGAAAGGCATACACAACTGACCTTGAAAAGGCATACGGATATGACCTACAGAATGCAGGAAACAGCGGTAGTACATATACATCTGTCAAAGCCACAGTAAGTGCTATTCTTAGCGGTGATCATGGATCAGCAGGAATTGCAGACGAAGTTGGTAACACAAAAATAAACAATCCATACTCTGGTGCTGACGTTAGCTACATAGAATCACCATATAGTCAACACTCACTTATTGATTTCCAAAACAACATACACAGTATTGAAAATATTTGGTATGGTGGAACTGCAAATAATCGCAGCAACGGAAAATCATTCCATGATTATTTTGCTAAATATGAAGCAGAAACTGGCAAGCGTGTTGAAACGGCCATAACAAATGCATTGGCGCAAATAAAAGCAATCCCAGCACCATTCGTAAATAATTATAAGAATGCACAATGCGCTAAAGCTATTTCTGCATGCCAGGAACTTAGCGATGCATTAAGTGCAGCAGACCAGTTTGTACAGAAAACAAATAAATAA
- a CDS encoding DUF4153 domain-containing protein — translation MEKLTLEKLKDNFILSCKRFPISIFFLLWFTVTLIYFGLGKSRDAQFFNVFYSGSAALLTCVLRLWEEEVDDLKRCRIIQGAIHVCWLAAAVYISFYCDMNLTVEFSVFALSFTIAIAFFIVPFFKENDDISLWNFTYHTFLTFVLSFIVALILMGGVMLLLESFTQLFGVVLCSDAYYDVAVVCNGFIAPFLFLQLIPKHDKMHKDSVKRLPKFMYGIIHYLFIPLTIAYLITLYAYAAKIIFQWELPEGWVSWLVTALMTLMTIIIVAVYPSQFSDGHDVDKKIVKWLPMCVLPLLLLMSIGILRRISDYGITANRLYISLFNLWCYGVCVWLIVSKARRIVWIPISFTVLLLLSSVGPQNFSSLAFSSLKSDVIKGLKMAKVAKLPMDITTYKKWIKQKDASMNDIISNIYYLKSQYGNKVLTDIADSVTLMRINYFSADKSISDIEINNICDDNALIIPSGYKHVIPSYNYLYNRVKVDGDKISFIVEYEINGKKLKLPIDVSIKKMKSIENSKYIVPVKCSNAVLYFSSFSFSEDTKMLSFCATIFY, via the coding sequence ATGGAAAAACTAACATTAGAAAAACTCAAAGACAACTTCATACTTAGTTGCAAGCGCTTTCCAATTAGCATATTTTTCCTATTATGGTTTACAGTAACTTTAATTTACTTTGGTTTAGGTAAAAGCCGTGATGCTCAGTTTTTTAATGTATTCTATTCTGGATCAGCTGCACTATTGACCTGTGTTCTTCGTCTTTGGGAGGAAGAAGTTGATGATTTGAAGCGATGCCGTATTATTCAAGGGGCAATACATGTGTGTTGGTTAGCGGCAGCTGTTTATATCAGTTTCTATTGTGATATGAATCTAACTGTGGAATTTAGTGTATTTGCTTTATCATTTACTATTGCTATAGCATTTTTTATTGTTCCTTTCTTCAAGGAGAACGATGATATTTCATTATGGAATTTTACTTATCATACATTCCTTACATTTGTTTTATCATTTATCGTAGCTCTGATTCTTATGGGTGGCGTAATGTTGCTTTTAGAATCTTTCACGCAATTATTTGGTGTAGTCTTGTGTTCCGATGCTTACTATGATGTAGCAGTTGTATGCAATGGTTTTATTGCACCTTTCCTATTTCTTCAGCTTATTCCCAAGCATGATAAGATGCATAAAGATTCTGTGAAACGACTTCCTAAATTTATGTATGGTATCATCCATTATCTATTTATTCCTCTTACAATAGCCTATCTTATCACACTCTATGCTTATGCTGCAAAGATTATTTTTCAGTGGGAATTACCTGAAGGGTGGGTATCATGGCTTGTAACAGCTTTGATGACTTTGATGACAATCATTATTGTTGCAGTTTATCCGTCTCAGTTCAGCGATGGACATGATGTAGACAAGAAGATAGTTAAATGGCTCCCGATGTGTGTATTGCCACTCTTGTTATTGATGTCAATTGGCATATTACGTAGAATCAGTGATTATGGTATAACTGCAAATAGACTCTATATATCCTTATTCAATCTGTGGTGCTATGGAGTATGTGTATGGTTAATTGTCAGTAAGGCTCGGAGAATCGTTTGGATTCCAATCTCGTTCACTGTCTTGCTTTTGCTTTCTTCTGTTGGACCACAAAACTTTTCAAGTTTGGCTTTTTCTTCTTTGAAATCTGATGTAATAAAAGGGTTAAAGATGGCAAAAGTTGCAAAACTTCCAATGGATATTACTACATATAAAAAATGGATTAAACAGAAAGATGCCTCAATGAATGATATTATCAGCAACATTTATTATCTTAAATCTCAGTATGGTAACAAGGTGTTGACTGACATTGCAGATTCAGTCACTCTTATGAGAATTAACTATTTCAGCGCAGATAAGAGCATCAGTGATATAGAAATTAATAATATTTGTGATGATAATGCTTTAATAATTCCTAGTGGTTATAAGCATGTAATACCTTCTTATAATTATCTTTATAATAGGGTGAAAGTAGACGGAGATAAAATCAGTTTCATTGTTGAGTATGAAATTAATGGTAAAAAATTGAAGTTGCCGATAGATGTTTCAATTAAAAAGATGAAGAGTATAGAGAATTCAAAATACATTGTACCTGTCAAATGTAGCAATGCAGTATTATATTTTTCATCGTTTTCTTTCTCTGAAGACACTAAAATGTTGTCTTTTTGTGCAACAATCTTCTATTGA